A window of Campylobacter lari subsp. lari contains these coding sequences:
- a CDS encoding hydrogenase small subunit: MSLGNEELKSILEKKIALLENSQKEEKNISLEAVNSIIKILGLPNDFSPLAHRYFQLHTPPSLIWLHLSECTGCSESLLRTSLPDFLDLIFDFISLEYHETFMSASGHQAESHLEEVLEKKDFLLAVEGGVCAIDPFYLTIGAHGENGYEILQKCAKNAKTIFAMGTCSSFGGIQAAHPNPTKSIGISKVLDEKIINIPGCPPSDVNIIAALCFYILFEQDMALDDQNRPLALYGKCLHDLCERKAKFEAGNFAQSFDDEKIKEGYCLFKVGCKGPYAYNNCPKVKFNSKTSWPVAAGHGCIACSEENFWDDFGFYEKPMSNEFAYNDFSIILDDKIVYNSSINELNSNNILLDLESDTSGIFYQNDTKINFLDFSFEANPKVFLNNFAKTKMAMTLVQNYQEQFKTYYDFIQENYDDESKTSNNILDLFYFIYPFISGKKLNHLDEFLDLALAYKFKHPSKFDFKITINEQAKFDVSKSMRMPLIYILGGLDKEGIAFGLIFSLKEHLKQALKACKKTHNKEQILVCAKNEKLLKLFWDLTSI, from the coding sequence ATGTCTTTAGGTAATGAAGAATTAAAAAGCATATTAGAGAAAAAAATAGCGTTATTAGAAAACTCACAAAAAGAAGAAAAAAATATCTCATTAGAAGCTGTAAATTCTATCATTAAAATTTTAGGTTTGCCAAATGACTTTAGCCCTTTGGCGCATAGATATTTTCAACTTCACACCCCGCCTAGTCTTATATGGCTTCATTTGAGCGAATGTACAGGGTGTAGTGAGAGTTTGCTTAGAACTTCATTGCCTGATTTTTTGGATTTAATTTTTGATTTTATTTCTTTAGAATATCATGAAACCTTTATGAGTGCAAGCGGACATCAAGCAGAATCACATTTAGAGGAAGTTTTAGAAAAAAAAGATTTTCTTTTAGCTGTAGAAGGTGGGGTTTGTGCTATAGATCCTTTTTATCTAACCATAGGAGCGCATGGTGAAAATGGATATGAAATTTTACAAAAATGCGCTAAAAATGCCAAAACTATTTTTGCTATGGGGACTTGCTCAAGTTTTGGAGGAATTCAAGCTGCACATCCAAATCCTACTAAAAGTATAGGAATTTCTAAAGTCTTAGATGAAAAAATAATAAACATACCAGGTTGCCCACCAAGTGATGTAAATATCATCGCAGCACTTTGTTTTTATATATTATTTGAACAAGATATGGCTTTAGATGATCAAAATAGACCTTTAGCTCTTTATGGAAAATGTCTTCATGATTTATGTGAAAGAAAGGCTAAATTTGAGGCAGGAAATTTTGCTCAAAGCTTTGATGATGAAAAGATAAAAGAAGGTTATTGTCTTTTTAAAGTAGGCTGCAAAGGACCTTATGCTTATAATAATTGTCCTAAGGTTAAATTTAATTCTAAAACTTCTTGGCCAGTAGCTGCAGGACATGGATGCATTGCTTGTAGTGAAGAGAATTTTTGGGATGATTTTGGTTTTTATGAAAAACCTATGAGTAATGAATTTGCTTATAATGATTTTTCTATTATATTAGATGATAAAATAGTCTATAATAGCTCTATCAATGAGCTTAATTCAAATAATATTTTACTAGATTTAGAAAGTGATACTAGTGGGATTTTTTATCAAAATGACACAAAGATTAATTTTTTAGACTTTAGTTTTGAAGCTAATCCTAAAGTTTTCTTAAATAATTTTGCAAAAACCAAAATGGCTATGACTTTAGTGCAAAATTACCAAGAGCAATTTAAAACATATTATGATTTTATACAAGAAAATTACGATGATGAAAGCAAAACTAGCAACAATATCTTAGATTTATTTTATTTTATATATCCATTTATTAGTGGAAAAAAATTAAACCATTTAGATGAGTTTTTAGATCTTGCTCTAGCTTATAAGTTTAAACATCCTAGCAAATTTGATTTTAAAATCACAATTAATGAGCAAGCAAAATTTGATGTTTCTAAATCAATGCGTATGCCTTTAATTTATATTCTAGGCGGCTTAGATAAAGAAGGCATTGCTTTTGGCTTGATTTTTTCTTTAAAAGAGCATTTAAAACAAGCTCTAAAGGCATGCAAAAAGACACATAACAAAGAGCAAATTTTAGTATGTGCAAAAAACGAAAAATTATTAAAATTATTTTGGGATTTAACGAGCATTTAA
- the dut gene encoding dUTPase, producing MEVKDILKSMLELQQKLNDDTNGIGWENGYTKEGKLISFRRCIYMECAELIDSFAWKHWKSIHTPANWDNVRIEIVDIWHFILSLILEEYKEKQINDKNFIAEEVSSVTFFDDFCKETSNPNEADIYGILNDIELIIHKCSGFDYDLGELLSAYFILARKCGLNFFELYKTYIGKNILNQFRQENGYKEGTYKKIWNGTEDNEVLNQILKETLDYKEIYQKLQDAYKQTK from the coding sequence ATGGAAGTAAAAGATATTTTAAAAAGCATGCTAGAACTCCAGCAAAAACTAAATGATGATACTAATGGTATAGGATGGGAAAATGGCTATACAAAAGAAGGTAAATTGATTAGTTTTAGAAGATGTATTTATATGGAGTGTGCTGAGCTTATTGATTCTTTTGCTTGGAAACATTGGAAAAGCATACATACTCCTGCAAACTGGGACAATGTACGCATTGAAATAGTAGATATATGGCATTTTATTTTAAGTTTGATTTTAGAAGAATATAAAGAAAAACAAATAAATGATAAAAATTTCATAGCAGAAGAAGTTTCTTCTGTAACTTTTTTTGATGATTTTTGCAAAGAAACTTCTAATCCAAATGAAGCAGATATCTATGGAATTTTAAATGATATTGAGCTTATTATCCATAAATGTAGTGGTTTTGATTATGATTTAGGTGAACTCTTGAGTGCATATTTTATTTTAGCTAGAAAATGTGGTTTAAATTTCTTTGAGCTTTATAAAACCTATATTGGAAAAAATATATTAAATCAATTCAGACAAGAAAATGGCTACAAAGAAGGCACTTACAAAAAAATTTGGAATGGCACAGAAGATAACGAAGTTTTAAATCAAATTTTAAAAGAAACACTAGATTATAAAGAAATCTATCAAAAACTTCAGGATGCTTATAAGCAAACTAAATGA